A stretch of Frankiaceae bacterium DNA encodes these proteins:
- a CDS encoding proline dehydrogenase family protein encodes MLRRTILAASRQPRLREAISTMPLSRDVVRRFVAGETTEDAVRATRELVDEGLLVSLDHLGEDTTEAGHAEAVAKAYITLLQRLDDDGLTGGAEVSVKLSAIGQALDRHLCLDHARRICEAATAAGTTVTLDMEDHTTTDSTLGILAELRTDFPGTGAVIQSYLRRSAGDVEDLIRSRARVRLCKGAYKEPESVAYQSRKEVDLAYVRLLVRLMRDGAYPMIATHDPRLVAIASKLAEKRDQGTYEFQMLYGIRPNEQRRLAASGARVRVYTPYGQEWYGYLMRRMAERPANLAFFLRALATKS; translated from the coding sequence ATGCTGCGCCGCACCATCCTCGCCGCGTCGCGCCAGCCGCGGCTGCGCGAGGCCATCAGCACGATGCCGCTCTCGCGTGACGTCGTACGCCGCTTCGTCGCGGGCGAGACGACCGAGGACGCCGTCCGCGCGACCCGCGAGCTCGTCGACGAGGGGCTGCTCGTCAGTCTCGACCACCTCGGCGAGGACACGACCGAGGCCGGTCACGCGGAGGCCGTGGCGAAGGCGTACATCACGCTGCTGCAGCGCCTCGACGACGACGGCCTGACCGGCGGCGCCGAGGTCTCCGTCAAGCTCTCCGCGATCGGCCAGGCGCTCGACCGGCACCTCTGCCTCGACCACGCGCGGCGCATCTGCGAGGCCGCGACGGCGGCGGGTACGACGGTCACGCTCGACATGGAGGACCACACCACCACCGACTCGACGCTCGGCATCCTCGCCGAGCTGCGTACCGACTTCCCCGGCACCGGCGCGGTCATCCAGTCGTACCTGCGGCGCAGCGCCGGTGACGTCGAGGACCTGATCCGCTCGCGGGCCCGGGTGCGGCTCTGCAAGGGCGCGTACAAGGAGCCGGAGTCGGTGGCGTACCAGTCGCGCAAGGAGGTCGACCTCGCGTACGTCCGCCTGCTCGTCCGCCTCATGCGCGACGGCGCGTACCCGATGATCGCGACCCACGACCCGCGCCTCGTCGCGATCGCGTCGAAGCTCGCGGAGAAGCGCGACCAGGGGACGTACGAGTTCCAGATGCTGTACGGCATCCGCCCCAACGAGCAGCGCCGCCTCGCGGCGTCGGGCGCGCGGGTGCGGGTCTACACGCCGTACGGCCAGGAGTGGTACGGCTACCTCATGCGCCGCATGGCCGAGCGGCCCGCCAACCTCGCGTTCTTCCTGCGCGCTTTGGCGACCAAGTCGTGA
- a CDS encoding ABC transporter ATP-binding protein, which produces MTAVVELRDVTRVHGTGAAEVVALRGVSLAVAAGELVAVMGPSGSGKSTLLHLAGGLDGPTTGSVVVEGTDLGTLSRADLARLRRRSIGYVFQDFNLIPALTAAENVALPRELDGVHAKAARADALAALAEVGIEDVAERFPDEMSGGQQQRVAIARALVGDRRLVLADEPTGALDSETGEAVLRLLRARCDAGAAGVLVTHEARHAAWADRVVFLRDGLVVDQAGPVAPPESLLDEPVR; this is translated from the coding sequence ATGACCGCGGTGGTGGAGCTGCGCGACGTCACGCGCGTGCACGGAACGGGCGCGGCCGAGGTCGTCGCGCTGCGCGGCGTCTCGCTCGCCGTCGCGGCGGGAGAGCTGGTCGCGGTCATGGGCCCGAGTGGCTCCGGCAAGTCGACGCTGCTGCACCTCGCGGGCGGGCTCGACGGCCCGACCACGGGCAGCGTCGTCGTCGAGGGCACGGACCTCGGCACGCTGTCGCGCGCGGACCTGGCGCGCCTGCGGCGGCGTTCGATCGGCTACGTCTTCCAGGACTTCAACCTCATCCCCGCGCTGACCGCCGCCGAGAACGTCGCGCTGCCCCGCGAGCTCGACGGCGTGCACGCGAAGGCCGCGCGCGCGGACGCGCTCGCGGCACTCGCCGAGGTCGGGATCGAGGACGTCGCCGAACGCTTCCCCGACGAGATGTCCGGCGGCCAGCAGCAGCGCGTCGCGATCGCCCGCGCGCTCGTCGGCGACCGCCGCCTCGTCCTCGCCGACGAGCCGACCGGCGCGCTCGACTCCGAGACGGGCGAGGCGGTGCTGCGGCTGCTGCGCGCGCGGTGCGATGCCGGCGCGGCGGGCGTGCTCGTCACGCACGAGGCGCGGCACGCCGCCTGGGCGGACCGCGTGGTGTTCCTGCGCGACGGCCTCGTCGTCGACCAGGCGGGACCGGTCGCGCCACCGGAGAGCCTGCTCGACGAGCCTGTGCGATGA
- the proC gene encoding pyrroline-5-carboxylate reductase → MSALAILGAGKMGEALLSGLLRAGTAPGDVVVTARREERAAALRDKHGVTVETNADAARADTVLLAVKPQDMGALLAEIAGTVTPDQLVVSMAAGIPTAFVERRLAPGVPVIRVMSNTPVLVDEAMSAISAGAHATEDHLVRTEELLGHVGRTIRVPESQQDAVTALSGSGPAYFFYLVEAMIDAGILLGLPRAVAADLIVQTAIGAAVMLRDTGEHPVKLREAVTSPAGTTINAVRELEKHSVRAALIAAIEAARDRSQELASGHE, encoded by the coding sequence GTGAGCGCGCTGGCCATCCTCGGCGCGGGGAAGATGGGCGAGGCGCTGCTGTCCGGTCTGCTGCGCGCGGGTACGGCACCGGGCGACGTCGTCGTCACGGCCCGCCGCGAGGAGCGCGCGGCGGCGCTGCGCGACAAGCACGGCGTCACCGTCGAGACCAACGCCGACGCGGCTCGCGCCGACACCGTGCTGCTCGCCGTGAAGCCGCAGGACATGGGCGCGCTGCTCGCCGAGATCGCCGGGACCGTGACGCCCGACCAGCTCGTCGTGTCGATGGCGGCGGGCATCCCGACGGCGTTCGTCGAACGCCGCCTCGCCCCCGGCGTCCCCGTCATCCGCGTGATGAGCAACACGCCCGTCCTCGTCGACGAGGCGATGAGCGCGATCTCCGCCGGTGCGCACGCGACCGAGGACCACCTTGTTCGCACCGAGGAGCTGCTCGGCCACGTCGGCCGGACCATCCGCGTACCCGAGTCGCAGCAGGACGCCGTGACGGCGCTGTCCGGCAGCGGGCCCGCGTACTTCTTCTACCTCGTCGAGGCGATGATCGACGCGGGCATCCTGCTCGGCCTGCCGCGCGCCGTCGCCGCCGACCTCATCGTGCAGACGGCGATCGGCGCGGCGGTCATGCTGCGCGACACGGGCGAGCATCCGGTCAAGCTGCGCGAGGCCGTCACATCACCGGCAGGCACGACGATCAATGCCGTCCGCGAGCTCGAGAAGCACTCGGTCCGCGCCGCCCTGATCGCGGCGATCGAGGCGGCGCGGGACCGTTCGCAGGAGCTGGCGTCAGGACACGAGTGA
- a CDS encoding FtsX-like permease family protein: MNVAGLRVALRIARRDAVRAKGRSALVVAMIGLPMLGLAFTDVAVRTAQLPREEVARRELGGADLVAELVSAGPIQQRGRYDYSSKESRGGGGRPPERAPDIAGALPPGSRITERSAHYAARLRGQGERIALGEVTQLDLNDEMSDGLVHLREGALPRDPGEAAVTTRLADDLGLDVGDPLTLEPNGATFRVSGLVVMPSSLTTSAAFLPASATMPGAVGTTAIGGRRWAVTLPEGVRDLDVMPALNRLGLLVSPRSWILDPPPDPYATGQVDAEAAGVVVVVVGLATLEIVLLAGTAFAVGARRKQRELALVAATGGDRKDVRRIVLAGGVVLGAVAGVLGVAGGIAAVPFSTPLLERLSGQVLGPLDVRPLEIAAIVLVGIVTALLAAVLPARSAARQPVVAALTGRRTEARARTRVPYVALVAIGAGAALAFWAAGDGKVPAAARENDGLVAVTGRPANFTLVLVGAVVAELGFVACAPALVGLVGRLARGLPLSLRLAARDAARHRTRSGPAVAAVVAAVAGSVALSVYVASDTERQRRDYTPRMSAGSVWIGRSDSMAPVSESDVTAAVAALPVRERIEAYDVVMRCDAETSCTHWQLQVPLDHRCDEIGSVECFRNAPRPGQVLVGEPALAAWAMEREDAAVEAALRDGKVVVFDERWIQDGQVVLRGEAVSREGAILKSRTVRLPAVAATAPAYQSAPVAVMTPGTARAVRLPTLHAATLLTTTRTPTNSEIAAARGALARTSPYHLLDVERGFERENGLVLLALVLGSSFVTVGATGVATGLAAADSRPDLATLAAVGAAPGVRRRLAMAQAATVAMLGSALGILAGLVPALAIVGARAEVPLAMPWGALATTAVGVPLLAALLMGAVTRSRLPLARRIA, from the coding sequence ATGAACGTCGCAGGCCTTCGCGTGGCGCTGCGCATCGCGCGCCGTGACGCCGTACGCGCCAAGGGCCGCAGTGCCCTCGTCGTCGCGATGATCGGGCTGCCGATGCTGGGGCTGGCGTTCACCGACGTCGCGGTGCGGACCGCGCAGCTGCCGCGCGAGGAGGTCGCGCGGCGCGAGCTCGGCGGGGCCGACCTCGTGGCCGAGCTGGTGTCGGCGGGCCCGATCCAGCAGCGCGGGCGGTACGACTACTCGAGCAAGGAGAGCAGGGGCGGCGGCGGACGACCGCCGGAGCGGGCGCCGGACATCGCGGGCGCCCTGCCGCCAGGGTCGCGGATCACGGAGCGCTCGGCGCACTACGCCGCCAGGCTGCGCGGCCAGGGTGAGCGCATCGCGCTCGGCGAGGTGACGCAGCTCGACCTGAACGACGAGATGTCCGACGGGCTCGTGCACCTGCGGGAGGGCGCGCTCCCGCGCGACCCGGGCGAGGCCGCGGTCACGACGCGGCTCGCGGACGACCTCGGCCTCGACGTCGGCGACCCGCTGACGCTGGAGCCGAACGGCGCGACGTTCCGCGTCTCCGGGCTGGTCGTCATGCCGTCGTCGCTGACGACGAGTGCGGCTTTCCTTCCGGCGTCGGCGACGATGCCGGGCGCCGTCGGCACCACCGCGATCGGCGGGCGGCGCTGGGCGGTCACGCTGCCGGAGGGCGTACGCGACCTCGACGTCATGCCGGCGCTGAACCGGCTCGGCCTGCTCGTCTCACCGCGCAGCTGGATCCTCGACCCGCCACCCGACCCGTACGCGACCGGCCAGGTCGACGCGGAGGCGGCCGGTGTCGTCGTGGTGGTCGTCGGCCTCGCGACGCTGGAGATCGTGCTGCTCGCGGGAACGGCGTTCGCGGTGGGGGCCCGCCGCAAGCAGCGCGAGCTGGCACTGGTCGCGGCCACCGGCGGCGACCGCAAGGATGTCCGCCGCATCGTCCTCGCGGGCGGCGTCGTGCTCGGCGCGGTCGCGGGCGTCCTCGGGGTCGCGGGCGGCATCGCCGCGGTGCCGTTCTCGACGCCGCTGCTCGAACGCCTCTCCGGCCAGGTGCTCGGGCCGCTCGACGTGCGGCCGCTGGAGATCGCCGCGATCGTGCTCGTCGGCATCGTCACCGCGCTGCTCGCCGCGGTGCTCCCCGCGCGCAGCGCCGCGCGGCAGCCTGTCGTCGCGGCGCTGACCGGGCGGCGTACGGAGGCACGCGCGCGCACTCGCGTGCCGTACGTCGCGCTGGTCGCGATCGGAGCGGGCGCGGCGCTGGCGTTCTGGGCGGCGGGCGACGGCAAGGTCCCCGCAGCGGCCAGGGAGAACGACGGCCTCGTCGCGGTCACCGGGCGGCCGGCGAACTTCACGCTCGTCCTCGTCGGCGCCGTCGTGGCGGAGCTCGGCTTCGTCGCCTGCGCGCCCGCGCTCGTCGGACTCGTCGGGCGGCTCGCGCGCGGGCTCCCGCTGTCGCTGCGGCTCGCCGCGCGCGACGCGGCGCGGCACCGTACGCGATCCGGCCCCGCCGTCGCGGCGGTCGTCGCCGCGGTCGCGGGCAGTGTCGCCCTGTCGGTGTACGTCGCCAGCGACACCGAGCGGCAGCGCCGCGACTACACGCCGCGGATGTCGGCCGGGTCGGTCTGGATCGGGCGCTCGGACTCGATGGCGCCCGTCTCCGAGAGCGACGTCACCGCTGCCGTGGCGGCGCTGCCCGTCCGCGAGCGCATCGAGGCGTACGACGTCGTCATGCGCTGCGACGCGGAGACCTCGTGCACGCACTGGCAGCTGCAGGTGCCGCTCGATCACCGCTGCGACGAGATCGGCAGCGTCGAGTGCTTCCGCAACGCGCCGCGCCCCGGCCAGGTGCTCGTCGGCGAGCCGGCGCTCGCGGCGTGGGCGATGGAGCGCGAGGACGCCGCCGTCGAGGCGGCGCTGCGCGACGGCAAGGTCGTGGTCTTCGACGAGCGGTGGATCCAGGACGGGCAGGTCGTCCTGCGCGGCGAGGCGGTGTCGCGCGAGGGCGCCATCCTGAAGTCGCGGACCGTACGGCTGCCCGCCGTCGCGGCGACGGCACCCGCCTACCAGTCCGCGCCGGTCGCCGTGATGACGCCCGGGACGGCGCGCGCCGTCCGGCTGCCGACCCTGCACGCCGCGACGCTGCTGACGACGACGCGGACGCCGACGAACAGCGAGATCGCGGCCGCGCGCGGAGCGCTGGCGCGGACGTCGCCGTACCACTTGCTCGACGTGGAGCGCGGCTTCGAGCGCGAGAACGGCCTCGTCCTGCTGGCCCTCGTCCTCGGCAGCAGCTTCGTGACGGTGGGCGCCACGGGCGTCGCGACGGGGCTCGCGGCCGCGGACAGCAGGCCGGACCTCGCGACGCTCGCGGCGGTGGGCGCGGCACCCGGCGTACGCCGCCGCCTCGCCATGGCGCAGGCCGCCACCGTCGCCATGCTGGGCAGCGCGCTCGGCATCCTCGCGGGGCTCGTACCGGCTCTCGCGATCGTCGGCGCGCGGGCCGAGGTGCCGCTCGCGATGCCGTGGGGCGCGCTGGCGACGACGGCCGTGGGCGTGCCGTTGCTGGCGGCGTTGCTCATGGGTGCCGTGACGCGGTCGCGGCTGCCGCTCGCGCGACGGATCGCG
- a CDS encoding PadR family transcriptional regulator: protein MSIRQALLTLLEDEPRYGYQLRAEFEARTGGTWPLNVGQVYTTLTRLERDGLVEAAGSDDEGHAFYALTAKGRDEVHRWFGTPVDRERPPRDELAIKLALAVTVPGVDVRAVIQAQRTDTVRALQEYIRLKSRATDDDLAWVLVLDALMFQAEAEVRWLDHCESRLARHRPPPAPAATRAPLRTKGVVR, encoded by the coding sequence ATGTCGATCCGTCAGGCGCTGCTCACGCTGCTCGAGGACGAGCCCAGGTACGGCTACCAGCTCCGCGCGGAGTTCGAGGCGCGGACGGGCGGGACGTGGCCGCTCAACGTCGGGCAGGTCTACACGACGCTGACCCGCCTCGAGCGCGACGGGCTCGTCGAGGCGGCCGGCAGCGACGACGAGGGGCACGCGTTCTACGCGCTGACGGCGAAGGGCCGCGACGAGGTGCACCGGTGGTTCGGGACGCCGGTCGACCGCGAGCGCCCGCCGCGCGACGAGCTCGCCATCAAGCTCGCGCTCGCGGTCACGGTGCCCGGCGTGGACGTCCGCGCGGTCATCCAGGCGCAGCGCACCGACACCGTGCGCGCGCTGCAGGAGTACATCCGGCTGAAGTCGCGCGCCACCGACGACGACCTCGCCTGGGTGCTGGTGCTCGACGCGCTGATGTTCCAGGCGGAGGCCGAGGTCCGCTGGCTCGACCACTGCGAGTCGCGGCTCGCGCGCCACCGCCCGCCGCCGGCTCCGGCGGCGACGCGAGCACCGCTGCGTACGAAGGGGGTCGTCCGATGA